The Polyangium aurulentum genomic interval ACGCCCACGATCACCGACCTCGGCATCGACCTCGGGGCGGGGCTCGACGAGGCGATGATCACGGCGAGCGGCAAGGTCTCGCGCGGCGAGGAGGTGCTCCTTCTCGCGCGCACGCACCACGCGCTGCCGGAGAAGGCCACGGTGAAGGGGCGCGTGGGCGGCAAGGACTTCACGCGCGAGCACCCGATCGTGATGGCGCAAGGCGTGGGCTCGTCCCTCGTGCCGAGGCTGTGGGCCGCGGAGAAGATCCGGCGCCTGCTCGGCGAGGCGACCGACCCGGAGGAGCAGCGCGGCAAGATCGTCGAGATCGGCCTCGAGTACGGCCTGATGACGCCGTTCACGAGCATCCTCGCGCTGGAGAACGAGAGCGCTTATCGCGATCAGGGCGTCGAGCGTCGCAGGTCGCCCTTGCGGGGTGTGCGTCTCACCGAGCTCGATGCGCGGACCGAGCGCGCGATCATCGACAGCCTCGCGCCCGCTGCGCCGCGCGTGGCGTTCGGCTGCATGAGGAGCGAAAGCGAGCCCATGCGGTCGCGAGAGGAGGCCCCCGCGAGCGTGGTGGCGGCTCCTGCACCCCCGCCCGCGGCGCAGAAGGAGCAGCAGGGGATGGACCCGCCGCAGTTTCTCCCGCCGGCGGAGCCCGAGGCCGCGGAGAGGGCGCCTGCGGGCGCGGCGGCGCAGATGGACCTGCCGAACGCGGGCGATGGCGTCGGCGATGGGAAGCCCGGGATGGGCAGGGCTGCGACCGTGAGCGCCGGGCCCGCCAACGATGAGATCCCGGCTCCCGCCAAGGCCAAGCCCAAGCTGGTACCGAATGCCAACAAGCGCGCCGCGATCACGCCCCCCACGCCCGCAGCTCCGGTGCGGATCGCGCGCGCGCAGCCGGCCGTGGTGAGCGCTCCTTGCAGCGACGTCGCGCGCCGCCCGCTCGCCGATCGCATCGTGATCTGGTCGAAGCGCCTGCGGGGCGAGCTCGATGGCCGCACGATCATCGAGCGCTACGAGGCCGCCAAGGGTGCGTGCGAGATCCCCGACTGGCGCGCCGAGCAGGCGCTGCTCGATCTGCTCCAGCAGAAGGCCCGCACCGAGGACTCGGTGAGCGCGCTGCTCGGCTACTTCGCCTCCGCGCCCGACACGCAGCGCCACGTCGCGCAGTCGATCCTTCGCCGCACCGTCGAGCCGCGGATCGACGCGGCCGTGCGGCGGATCCTCTTCGGCGAGAAGGTGCGCTGGATCGAGGTCGACGCCGAGCTGGCCGAGATGGACAAGACCGAGGACAAGCTCGCCAAGCTGCGCGAGCGGCTCTTGGTCGCTCCTGGCGATCCGGAGGGCGAGCTGCGCATGGTGCGCCTCCTGGCGCAGGCGGGGCAGCGTGACGACGCCCTCGCGTACGGCCGTCGTCTTCGCGATCGCGGCTTCATGAGCCCGGCCCTCGCGCTCGCCCTCGGGGACGTGCTCGCGTCGCAGGGCTTCGAGGACGAGGCCTTGCGCACGTACTCGGAGATCGTCGAGTTCGACGCGCAGAGCGCGGACTCACGGAGACTGCTCGGCGATGTCTTCCTGCGCCACGGCTGGTACGCCGCGGCTTACCGCCAGTACAAGACGCTGACCGATCTCACCCCGCAGGACGCGCCGAGCTTCTTGCGCCTCGCGATGGCCGCCGCGGGTAGCGGGCGCGTGGACGAGGCGCTGCGCGTGCAACGTCAAGTCGCCTCGGCCGAGGGCACGCCGGGCCCGCGCGATCCCAGGCTCTGGGCGCGCCTCGGCTCGGCTGCGTATCTCGCGAAGCTGCGCAGCGGCGACGGCAAGCCCGTGGATGCTGCGCTCGCCGAGGGCCTCGAGCGCAAGCTGAAGGAGCTGTCTCTGTGGAGCGGCCCGAGCGCGATCGCGATCCTCGCGTGGGAGGATCTCGGCGTCTCGCTCGCGCTCGTCGGCAAGGAAGGCGATCGCGAGGCCGCGCTCGGCGAGCTGTCGGAGTCGGCCGCCGTGGGGCTCTCGGCGGTGGAGGTCCCGCTCGCGGACGAGGGGCGGATCGCGTGGACGGCGCGGCTTCGCAGCGCTCTGCCCGGGCGCGAGGTGCGGCTCGCGCTGCACGTCATCGCGTGGGACGGCAAGGCGTTCCGCGTGAAGACCACGAGCGCCAAGCTCGGCGCGGCGGACAAGGAGGTCGCGCTGCCATGATCGAGATCACGATCCTCGGCGAGCTCGCCTTCACGCTCGCCTCCGCGCTCGCGTTCGCGTTTCTGCTCGTCGCGATCGGCTCGGGCGCGTTCGTGGTGCAGACGGGGGCGCTCGGGCTCGCGCGTCTCGCGCCCCCGCGGCAAACCAATACGGCGCGTTGGATCGGCGTGGGCGCGGGGGTGCTCTCGTTCGTCCTCGCGCTCGCGCTCGTGCGTGCAGGCGGAGCGTTCGAGACGCTCCTGCTCGCGGTTGCGCTTGGTTTTGCGGGGCGTGCGCTCGGCGGGATGGCGGCGATCGCTGCTTTGCGTGCGCTCTCGGCGAACGCGGAGGGGCGCGCCGCGCAGGGCAGGGCGCTCGAGGCCGCGCGTGCGGAGAAGATGGCGGCGTTCGAGGCGAAGCAGCGGCAGATGATCGCGGGCGACGATCTGCGCGCGGAGGTGGCCGCGGCCGAGAAGGCGCTCGCGCGATTGCGTGCGGCGATCGCGACCCTCGTGAGCACGCGCGCGGGGCTCGCGGAGAAGACCGGCCCCGAGGCGGAGAAGCTGCGGGACGAGCTCTCCTTGCGGATCGATCTGGGCGAGCGCGTGCTCGCGGCGGCGGAGGCTGCGGCGTTCCGGCTCGCGTGCTCGGCGCCCGTGCGCCGCCTCGTGCGAAGGCGCCCGGCCGACCTCGCGGGCCTTTCTCCCGCGGCGCCCGGCGAGCCCGAGGCGCGCGTGGAGGCGGCGATCGCTGCGGTGGATGCGTACCTCGTCGAGATCGGCGAGGCGCGCAAGGAGCTCGAGGCGGCGGCGGCGCGCAGGCCCGCGTCGATGCCGGGCGAGGACGAGGACGCGTCCGAGGACGAGGACACGTCCGAGGACGCCGAGCACGACGAGGATCCGGCAGCGCGGGCGCGGCGCGAGATCGACGCCATCGAGGCGGCCTATCGGTCCGTGCGCGAGCGAGCCGAGCTTGCGCGGCTGCGTCTGTCGGCGCGCGCGGGCATGGCCGAGGTGGCGAGCGCGGCGGGCGCGGTCTCGTCGCGCGCGCGTGCGCTCGGGCTCGACGAGAAGGAGCTTGGCCTGTTGCTCTCGGACGTGGCGCGCGCGGAGGACGCGACGGCGGTCGACGTGGCGGATGACGACGATCTGCGCGCGCTGGCGGGCGCGCTCTCGCGCGGGGCGGCGGCGCTGGATCAGGACGACAGGGCGTCGCTGGACGAGCTTCTGGGGGCGCTCAGGTCGCTCGGGTAAACCGGCCCGCGCCTTGCTCCCTGGTCGACGGGTGGCGCCTTCCACGCCGCCCTGACGCCCGTGCACCCACGCAAGACATTCGAGGCCGTCCGATCGAGCCCATGGTTCGTCCCGGCCCTCTTTGCGTGCGGATCGATCGCGCTGGCGCTGTATCTGGTACGCGCGCAGGACGGCTGGGGGAGCGCGGTGACGGCCGCCTTTCCTAGGCTCTTCGCGATGAGCATGGAAGACGCGCGCGCGCTGCTCTCCTCGATCACCGCGGGGGTGCTGGCCGTCGCGGGCGTGACGTTCTCGCTGGCGGCGGTGACGCTCTCGCTGCTCGCGACCGCGTACACGCCGCGCGTGGTCCGCAGCTTCATGCGCAGCCTCCAGACGCAGATCACGCTCGGCGTGCTGGTGGGGCTCTACGTCTACGCGCTGGTCGTTCTGCGGGCCCTCACGAGCACCCCGATGCAGCGCGTGCCCGAGCTCGCGATGGGGGTGGCGTGGGTCTACGTGACCGTGGGCCTGGTGATGTTCCTGGTGTTCACGCATCACATCGCGTCGTTCATCCAGTCCTCGACGATCATCTCCGACGTGCTCGAGGAGACGCTCCAGGTGATCGACGACGTCTTCCCGGAGCCGCGGCAGGGCAGCGAGGACGATGCGCGGAACGAGGCGATCGAGCGGGCGTGCGCCCCCCTCGCATGGCACCCGGTGATCGCATCGAGGGCTGGCTACATCCAGGATGTCGACGTCGCTGCGCTCGTCCGCTTTGCGCGGGCCGAGGACACGGTCGTGAGGCTCGAGGCGCGCGTGGGCGATTTCGTGACCGAGGGTGCGCCGCTGCTCGCGGTGGCGCGCGTATCGCCCGACGCGCGCGGCGTGAAGCGGCTGCGGCGCGCGGTCTCGGTGGGGCCGCAGTGGACGATCGAGCAGGATCCGGCGTTCGGGACGCGGCAGATCGTCGACATGGCGCTGAAGGCTCTATCGCCCGGGATCAACGACCCGACCACGGCGATGATCTGCATCGACCACCTCTCGGCGCTCTTGCACCGCCTGGCGGAGCGGAGGGTGGTGGAGGCGCATTGCTGCGCGTCCGGCAAGCTGCGCGCGGTCGTGCCGCGCGTGCAGTTCGAGGAGATCCTCGAAGGCGCGGTGTCCGAGATCTGCCTTGCCGGCCGTGAACAGCCGCGCGTGCTGGGGCGGCTGCTCCTGATGCTCCAGGCGCTCGCCCGCGTGGCCGTGCCGCAATCGCAGCTCCG includes:
- a CDS encoding VIT domain-containing protein, which translates into the protein MSRPLERLRSFASAHPLRFRAGVGLLVLALSVIGLLAQKRTPPSRAGVVDARLELAAGEVKLRDGDRASTVISGVPLPAGAELATGKGARALVRLGDGSSLFLRGDSTVRLAPEGAEIVSGEVWLDAPPSERAGLLHKASDVTISAADAGLSLRNAGGEVLVVVTRGLAVVSSPKGRVEVNAGEQAEVKPGAAPKVGSVLFWDDWTGGMGDSKPLAGAGSGAGRIYGVDPQRTGQKARTLEINRQSVRAVIRDGLAETEVDQTFGNPGGDRLEGWYWFSVPERAIVTSFAVETNGVLVEGEVIERKEAAARYTQAVASGNAPALLEWIDGRTYRSRIYPIPASGRRVVLRYLEVLPSQGGKLEYLYPMRSDEPARIGEFSLEVDLGATGSKMRIASLADAVVEEGGRRVTMRRSGYLPRADFQIEATPLEASARAPLTVSRFSAGTDRADYVMARYVPDIDWASMPEPPGDVAVVVDTSASGDEAVRQQKVAGAEATLRALSQKDHFVLIAIDSAPVVLWPKDGLAEASDKEIAQALARLSEHAAGGATDLGALFDAALGRLHGAEQPAIVYIGDGMPTSGEVSADRLAERMRRSLSTSRARLFTVAVGSAPNLGLMRELARQGGGQSFRIDRMETATSEVLRLASAIKTPTITDLGIDLGAGLDEAMITASGKVSRGEEVLLLARTHHALPEKATVKGRVGGKDFTREHPIVMAQGVGSSLVPRLWAAEKIRRLLGEATDPEEQRGKIVEIGLEYGLMTPFTSILALENESAYRDQGVERRRSPLRGVRLTELDARTERAIIDSLAPAAPRVAFGCMRSESEPMRSREEAPASVVAAPAPPPAAQKEQQGMDPPQFLPPAEPEAAERAPAGAAAQMDLPNAGDGVGDGKPGMGRAATVSAGPANDEIPAPAKAKPKLVPNANKRAAITPPTPAAPVRIARAQPAVVSAPCSDVARRPLADRIVIWSKRLRGELDGRTIIERYEAAKGACEIPDWRAEQALLDLLQQKARTEDSVSALLGYFASAPDTQRHVAQSILRRTVEPRIDAAVRRILFGEKVRWIEVDAELAEMDKTEDKLAKLRERLLVAPGDPEGELRMVRLLAQAGQRDDALAYGRRLRDRGFMSPALALALGDVLASQGFEDEALRTYSEIVEFDAQSADSRRLLGDVFLRHGWYAAAYRQYKTLTDLTPQDAPSFLRLAMAAAGSGRVDEALRVQRQVASAEGTPGPRDPRLWARLGSAAYLAKLRSGDGKPVDAALAEGLERKLKELSLWSGPSAIAILAWEDLGVSLALVGKEGDREAALGELSESAAVGLSAVEVPLADEGRIAWTARLRSALPGREVRLALHVIAWDGKAFRVKTTSAKLGAADKEVALP
- a CDS encoding DUF2254 domain-containing protein, producing MHPRKTFEAVRSSPWFVPALFACGSIALALYLVRAQDGWGSAVTAAFPRLFAMSMEDARALLSSITAGVLAVAGVTFSLAAVTLSLLATAYTPRVVRSFMRSLQTQITLGVLVGLYVYALVVLRALTSTPMQRVPELAMGVAWVYVTVGLVMFLVFTHHIASFIQSSTIISDVLEETLQVIDDVFPEPRQGSEDDARNEAIERACAPLAWHPVIASRAGYIQDVDVAALVRFARAEDTVVRLEARVGDFVTEGAPLLAVARVSPDARGVKRLRRAVSVGPQWTIEQDPAFGTRQIVDMALKALSPGINDPTTAMICIDHLSALLHRLAERRVVEAHCCASGKLRAVVPRVQFEEILEGAVSEICLAGREQPRVLGRLLLMLQALARVAVPQSQLRAVHAQIAEVTEQVDRLGPVPGGARVVALAAKVRGEVWGAQGRGDGLSTGDRDDPGSGERLVGRRAG